The proteins below are encoded in one region of Pleuronectes platessa chromosome 14, fPlePla1.1, whole genome shotgun sequence:
- the si:dkey-219c10.4 gene encoding LOW QUALITY PROTEIN: high affinity cGMP-specific 3',5'-cyclic phosphodiesterase 9A (The sequence of the model RefSeq protein was modified relative to this genomic sequence to represent the inferred CDS: substituted 1 base at 1 genomic stop codon) produces MATKILYFTVSGKPEKAEFPVDCPAQDVKDLFRSAAEAGPHDILKLYNPKGNIINISPGLEPNSPSCCYKLEVVALHMHIXCLKSSLMMCDFRLQGLEKKILTEAGETPAVVNEMMKQVDSFREKLESVEHLSWLGLFKDLSEGNHKPSPFYHKRTLRKTREECEHVREKFLQMSSLEVSEEVRQYLKTPTFDNWQWEDAEIMVLLQVMYTDLDFIATFNIEPEVLQQFLFEVYRRYNNIPFHNFKHCFCVTQMMYGLIWLTDLRSKLDAIDLLIMLTSAVCHDLDHTGYNNAYQINARTELALRYNDISPLENHHCAVAFEILEKTENNIFRNLPMDKYKQTREGIIKCILATDMTSHNDILSKFKAILPTFHFTNKDHKDVLMMILIKVSDISNEARPMEVAEPWLDCLLQEFYNQSDVEKLEGLPVTPFMDRDKVTKPSSQTGFIRFVLLPLFIELANLFPCLEHHIIDPVRKALDYYTEMEKALEREKLNRAQIENAAKSKDPAPSTAGSHVEAGPEASRALTPQTVVGDT; encoded by the exons ATGGCAACAAAAATCCTCTATTTCACCGTGAGCGGGAAACCGGAGAAGGCTGAGTTCCCGGTGGATTGCCCTGCCCAGGATGTCAAAG ATCTCTTCCGCTCTGCAGCTGAGGCCGGACCCCACGACATCCTGAAGCTGTACAACCCCAAAGGCAACATCATCAACATCTCCCCGGGTTTAGAGCCCAACAGCCCGAGCTGCTGCTACAAGCTGGAGGTGGTGGCC TTACACATGCATATCTGATGTTTGAAGAGCTCACTGATGATGTGTGACTTCAGACTGCAGGGCCTGGAGAAGAAGATCCTGACGGAGGCTGGGGAGACGCCTGCAGTCGTGAACGAGATGATGAAACAGGTGGATTCATTCCGGGAGAAACTGGAG AGTGTGGAGCATTTGAGTTGGCTTGGCTTGTTTAAAGACCTGTCCGAGGGAAACCACAAGCCCTCCCCCTTCTACCACAAGAGAACCCTGCGCAAAACCAGGGAGGAGTGTGAGCATGTGCGGGAAAAGTTTCTTCAAATGAG CTCCCTGGAGGTATCAGAGGAAGTGAGGCAGTATTTAAAGACCCCAACCTTTGATAACTG gcagtGGGAGGACGCAGAGATCATGGTGCTCCTGCAGGTCATGTACACAGATCTAGATTTCATAGCCACGTTCAACATTGAGCCTGAGGTGCTGCAGCAGTTTCTGTTCGAGGTTTACCGAAGATACAACAACATCCCGTTTCACAACTTCAAGCACTGCTTCTGTGTCACCCAGATg ATGTATGGTCTGATCTGGCTGACGGACCTGAGGAGTAAGCTGGATGCCATCGACCTGCTGATCATGCTGACCTCTGCAGTGTGCCACGACCTCGACCACACAGGATACAACAATGCCTATCAG ataaatGCTCGGACTGAACTGGCTCTTCGCTACAACGACATCTCTCCCCTGGAGAACCATCACTGTGCTGTAGCTTTTGAGATCCTGGAGAAG ACAGAGAACAACATCTTCAGGAATCTGCCGATGGATAAATACAAGCAGACACGAGAGGGAATCATCAA ATGCATCCTGGCCACTGACATGACGAGCCACAACGACATCCTCAGCAAGTTCAAGGCCATCCTGCCGACTTTCCACTTCACCAACAAGGACCACAAAGATGTG CTCATGATGATCCTGATCAAAGTCAGTGACATATCCAACGAGGCTCGGCCCATGGAGGTGGCTGAGCCCTGGCTGGATTGTCTTCTACAGGAGTTCTACAACCAG AGTGACGTGGAGAAGCTGGAGGGTCTCCCAGTGACTCCCTTCATGGATCGGGACAAAGTCACAAAACCTTCTTCTCAAACCGGCTTCATCCGATTTGTTCTCTTGCCGCTCTTCATCGAACTGGCCAACCTCTTCCCCTGCCTGGAG CACCACATAATAGACCCCGTCCGGAAGGCTCTGGACTACTACACCGAGATGGAGAAAGCTCTGGAAAGGGAGAAACTGAACCGGGCTCAGATTGAGAACGCAGCCAAGAGCAAGGACCCGGCACCGAGCACAGCAGGGAGCCACGTGGAGGCCGGACCCGAAGCCTCCAGAGCACTCACACCGCAGACTGTGGTGGGCGACACCTGA